Proteins encoded in a region of the Flavobacterium sp. MDT1-60 genome:
- the tsaE gene encoding tRNA (adenosine(37)-N6)-threonylcarbamoyltransferase complex ATPase subunit type 1 TsaE codes for MNIVFSLDQIQEVAEQITASNPKKIILFNGEMGVGKTTLIKELCKSLGVQDATSSPTFSLVNEYYTSNNQIVYHFDFYRLNKETEALDMGVDDYLYSGNWCFIEWSEKIASLIPEQHSTVTIELLADGKRSLELV; via the coding sequence ATGAATATCGTTTTTTCATTAGATCAAATTCAGGAAGTAGCGGAGCAAATTACAGCTTCAAATCCAAAAAAAATCATTCTTTTCAATGGCGAAATGGGTGTCGGAAAAACTACTTTAATCAAAGAATTATGCAAAAGTTTAGGAGTTCAGGATGCCACAAGCAGCCCAACTTTTTCTTTAGTTAATGAATACTACACTTCTAACAATCAAATCGTTTATCATTTTGATTTCTACCGGTTAAACAAAGAAACCGAAGCGCTTGATATGGGTGTTGATGATTATTTATATTCCGGAAATTGGTGTTTTATTGAATGGTCTGAAAAAATTGCCAGTTTAATTCCGGAACAACATTCTACTGTTACGATTGAGTTATTGGCAGATGGAAAAAGAAGCTTAGAGCTAGTTTAA
- a CDS encoding thiol-disulfide oxidoreductase DCC family protein has product MTDFPSNKKIILFDGVCNLCNSAVQFVIKHDKKDIFRFVALQSELGNEICKYIGVDQTKTDSIILYNPGVAYYYKSTAAIEIAEQLGGIYSLISIFKIFPEKLRNYIYDYIAKNRYKWYGKKESCMIPTQELKAKFLNSNI; this is encoded by the coding sequence ATGACCGACTTTCCATCAAATAAAAAAATTATCCTCTTTGACGGTGTTTGCAATTTATGCAATAGCGCCGTTCAGTTTGTCATCAAACATGATAAAAAAGATATTTTTCGATTTGTGGCTTTGCAATCAGAATTGGGAAATGAAATTTGCAAATACATTGGCGTTGATCAGACTAAAACTGACAGCATTATTTTATACAATCCTGGCGTTGCCTATTATTATAAATCTACTGCAGCTATAGAAATTGCAGAACAACTGGGAGGAATTTATAGTCTAATATCTATTTTTAAAATTTTCCCTGAGAAACTCAGAAATTATATTTACGATTATATTGCTAAAAACAGATACAAATGGTATGGCAAAAAAGAAAGCTGTATGATTCCAACGCAGGAATTAAAGGCTAAGTTTTTAAATTCCAATATATAA
- a CDS encoding uracil-DNA glycosylase: protein MDIKMHSSWKPVLSNEFEKSYFNELIAFVKSEYVTKVCYPKGSQIFSAFDHCHFEQVKVVIIGQDPYHGPNQANGLCFSVNDGIPFPPSLQNIFKEIETDLNKPMPKTGNLERWADQGVFLLNATLTVRQAEAGSHQGKGWEKFTDAVIKQISAEKENVVFLLWGGFAQKKAALIDASKHHILKSGHPSPLSANRGFWFGNKHFSQTNDFLKSKGLKEIEW from the coding sequence ATGGACATAAAAATGCATTCTTCCTGGAAACCAGTTTTAAGCAATGAATTTGAGAAATCTTATTTCAACGAATTAATTGCTTTTGTAAAATCTGAGTATGTAACTAAGGTTTGTTATCCAAAAGGGAGTCAGATTTTTTCAGCCTTTGACCATTGTCATTTTGAGCAGGTAAAAGTGGTTATTATAGGTCAAGATCCTTATCATGGTCCAAATCAGGCAAATGGCTTGTGTTTTTCAGTTAATGACGGAATTCCTTTTCCTCCATCTCTTCAAAATATTTTCAAAGAAATTGAAACAGATTTAAATAAGCCGATGCCTAAAACTGGTAATCTCGAACGTTGGGCAGATCAGGGTGTTTTTCTTTTAAATGCAACTTTAACAGTCCGACAAGCTGAGGCAGGAAGTCATCAGGGAAAAGGGTGGGAGAAATTTACTGATGCTGTTATTAAGCAGATTTCTGCTGAAAAAGAAAATGTAGTTTTTTTACTTTGGGGAGGTTTTGCTCAAAAGAAAGCTGCATTAATAGATGCTTCAAAACATCATATTCTAAAATCCGGACATCCTTCTCCTTTAAGTGCTAACAGAGGATTTTGGTTTGGAAATAAACATTTTAGCCAAACAAATGATTTTTTAAAATCAAAAGGACTTAAAGAAATAGAGTGGTAA
- a CDS encoding DNA mismatch repair protein MutS, with product MICITEKTLQDLQFPTVLETISAGCNTDIGKEKALQITPFRDKETLMQALLQTSEYVSSFQNNNAIPNHGFDAITHEIKFLAIEDSFLEVGSFRKIATLSSTSNFLLNFLKKFDDYYPNLNARASRVEYTKDIVTLIDAIVDKYGEIKDNASPALLSIRQNMNIVRGKVNQSFGVALSHNNSLGYLDDIKESFVQNRRVLAVLAMYRRKVKGSILGSSKTGSIAYIEPEATLQYSRELANLEYEEKEEITRILKQLSNQIRPYLPLLIEYQDFLSDIDVVAGKAKYANRINGILPTITEERRLFFREAYHPILYLNNKQKNEITHPQTIELKQDNRIIVISGPNAGGKTISLKTVGLLQLMLQSGMLIPVHERSETFLFDRILTDIGDNQSIENHLSTYSYRLKNMNYFLKKCNKKTMFLIDEFGTGSDPELGGALAEIFLEEFYHREAFGIITTHYSNLKILANELPFATNANMMFDEKSLEPMYKLALGQAGSSFTFEVALKNGIPFGLINRAKKKIEVGKVRFDKTIATLQKERSKLEKTSINLKEEETRAREESKKMENINVKIKQKLESYQELYDSNQKTIYIGQKIEDISEKYFNNKNKKELIGEFLKIIEIENSKRKKATPKEAKAIIEKKKEVIAEVSVQVEEIRQEKKEKKLKPIVEKPKPILKVGDRVRMLDGRSVGSIDSIEKNKATVNYGIFTSKVSLDELEFVEAGKK from the coding sequence ATGATCTGTATTACCGAAAAAACATTACAAGACTTACAATTTCCAACGGTGCTCGAAACCATTTCAGCAGGCTGTAACACAGATATTGGAAAAGAAAAAGCTTTACAAATAACACCATTCAGAGATAAAGAAACTTTGATGCAGGCTTTATTGCAGACATCAGAGTATGTTTCCTCATTTCAAAATAATAACGCCATTCCAAACCACGGATTTGACGCCATAACGCACGAAATCAAATTCTTAGCCATTGAAGATAGCTTCCTGGAAGTAGGTAGTTTTAGAAAAATTGCTACTCTTTCATCAACATCGAATTTCTTGCTGAATTTCCTTAAAAAATTTGATGATTATTATCCTAACCTAAATGCAAGAGCTTCAAGAGTTGAATATACTAAAGATATTGTCACACTAATCGATGCCATTGTAGACAAATATGGCGAAATAAAAGACAATGCTTCTCCAGCTTTATTGAGCATTCGCCAGAATATGAATATTGTTCGTGGTAAAGTAAACCAAAGTTTTGGAGTTGCTCTTTCTCATAATAATAGCCTTGGTTATTTAGATGATATTAAAGAAAGTTTTGTTCAAAATCGTCGAGTATTGGCCGTTTTAGCCATGTACCGTCGTAAAGTAAAAGGTTCAATTTTAGGAAGTTCCAAAACGGGAAGTATTGCGTACATCGAACCGGAAGCTACTTTACAATATTCAAGAGAATTAGCGAATCTCGAATATGAGGAAAAAGAAGAAATCACCAGAATTCTAAAACAATTATCGAATCAGATTCGTCCCTATTTGCCTTTATTAATTGAATATCAGGATTTTTTAAGTGATATTGATGTCGTTGCCGGAAAAGCAAAATATGCAAACAGAATCAACGGAATCTTACCAACAATTACTGAAGAAAGAAGATTGTTTTTCAGAGAAGCCTATCATCCGATTTTGTATTTGAATAACAAACAAAAAAACGAAATTACGCATCCGCAAACTATTGAATTAAAACAAGATAACCGAATTATTGTAATTTCGGGACCGAATGCGGGCGGAAAAACCATTTCGCTTAAAACAGTTGGCTTATTGCAATTGATGTTACAATCTGGGATGCTGATTCCGGTTCACGAGCGTAGTGAAACTTTTTTGTTTGATAGAATTTTAACTGACATTGGAGACAACCAATCTATTGAAAATCACTTAAGTACTTATAGTTATCGATTAAAAAACATGAATTATTTCCTGAAAAAGTGCAACAAGAAAACCATGTTTTTAATTGATGAATTTGGTACAGGTTCTGATCCGGAATTAGGTGGAGCTTTGGCTGAAATTTTCCTGGAAGAATTCTACCATCGTGAAGCATTCGGAATTATTACCACGCATTATTCAAACTTGAAAATTTTGGCTAACGAATTGCCTTTTGCTACAAATGCAAATATGATGTTTGATGAAAAGTCATTGGAACCAATGTATAAACTAGCTTTAGGACAAGCTGGAAGTTCTTTTACTTTTGAGGTTGCACTTAAAAATGGTATTCCTTTTGGATTGATCAATCGTGCCAAAAAGAAAATTGAAGTTGGTAAAGTACGTTTTGATAAAACCATTGCAACCCTTCAGAAAGAAAGATCTAAGCTTGAAAAAACTTCTATAAATTTAAAAGAAGAAGAAACCCGAGCGCGTGAGGAAAGCAAGAAGATGGAAAACATCAATGTAAAAATTAAACAAAAACTGGAAAGCTATCAGGAATTATATGACAGCAATCAAAAGACTATTTACATTGGTCAGAAAATCGAAGATATCTCAGAAAAATATTTCAACAACAAAAATAAAAAAGAACTTATCGGAGAATTTTTGAAAATTATTGAAATTGAAAATTCAAAACGTAAAAAAGCAACTCCAAAAGAAGCCAAAGCCATAATCGAAAAGAAAAAGGAAGTTATTGCAGAAGTTTCTGTTCAGGTGGAAGAAATCCGACAAGAGAAAAAAGAGAAGAAACTTAAGCCTATTGTAGAAAAACCAAAACCTATTTTGAAAGTTGGTGATCGTGTAAGAATGTTAGACGGAAGATCAGTTGGAAGTATTGATTCAATAGAAAAAAATAAAGCAACAGTGAATTACGGAATATTTACTTCTAAAGTAAGTTTGGATGAATTGGAATTTGTTGAGGCTGGGAAGAAATAA
- the ettA gene encoding energy-dependent translational throttle protein EttA: MSDDKKVIFSMQKLSKTYQGADKPVLKNIYLSFFYGAKIGILGLNGSGKSSLLKIIAGVDKNYQGDVVFQPGYTVGYLEQEPILDDSKTVIEIVREGAAETMAVLEEYNQINDLFGLPENYEDQDKMDKLMDRQAALQDKIDALGAWEIDTKLEIAMDALRTPEGDTPIKNLSGGERRRVALCRLLLQQPDVLLLDEPTNHLDAESVLWLEQHLAQYAGTVIAVTHDRYFLDNVAGWILELDRGEGIPWKGNYSSWLDQKSTRMAQEEKVASKRRKTLERELDWVRQGAKGRQTKQKARLQNYDKLLNEDQKQLDENLEIYIPNGPRLGTNVIEAKNVAKAFGDKLLYDNLNFTLPQAGIVGIIGPNGAGKSTIFKMIMGEQKTDSGEFSVGETVKIAYVDQSHSNIDPNKSIWENFADGQELIMMGGKQVNSRAYLSRFNFGGGEQNKKVSMLSGGERNRLHLAMTLKEEGNVLLLDEPTNDLDVNTLRALEEGLENFAGCAVIISHDRWFLDRICTHILAFEGDSEVYYFEGGFSEYEENKKKRLGGDLTPKRLKYRKLIR, from the coding sequence ATGTCAGACGATAAGAAAGTAATTTTCTCGATGCAAAAATTGAGTAAAACCTATCAGGGAGCAGACAAACCAGTACTTAAGAACATTTATTTGAGTTTCTTTTACGGAGCAAAAATTGGTATTTTGGGTCTTAATGGTTCTGGAAAATCTTCTCTTTTGAAAATTATTGCCGGAGTAGATAAAAATTATCAGGGTGATGTTGTTTTTCAACCAGGTTATACTGTAGGTTATTTAGAGCAGGAACCAATTCTTGATGATTCAAAAACAGTTATAGAAATTGTTCGTGAAGGAGCTGCTGAAACAATGGCAGTTTTAGAAGAATACAATCAAATTAACGATTTATTTGGTCTTCCTGAAAACTACGAAGATCAGGATAAAATGGATAAGTTAATGGATCGTCAGGCTGCTTTGCAAGACAAAATTGATGCTCTTGGTGCGTGGGAAATAGATACTAAACTTGAAATTGCAATGGATGCTTTGCGTACTCCTGAAGGAGATACGCCAATTAAAAACCTTTCAGGTGGTGAGCGTCGTCGTGTTGCTTTATGTCGTTTGTTGTTGCAACAACCAGATGTATTGTTGCTTGATGAGCCAACCAACCACTTAGATGCTGAATCTGTACTTTGGTTAGAGCAACATTTAGCGCAATACGCCGGAACCGTAATTGCTGTAACGCACGATAGATATTTCCTTGATAATGTTGCCGGTTGGATTTTAGAGTTGGATAGAGGAGAAGGTATTCCGTGGAAAGGGAATTATTCTTCCTGGTTAGATCAAAAATCAACTCGTATGGCGCAAGAAGAAAAAGTAGCTTCGAAACGTAGAAAAACGTTAGAACGTGAGTTGGACTGGGTTCGTCAAGGAGCAAAAGGTCGTCAAACCAAACAAAAGGCACGTTTACAGAACTACGATAAATTATTAAACGAAGATCAAAAACAACTGGATGAAAATCTGGAAATCTATATCCCGAACGGCCCACGTTTAGGAACCAATGTTATCGAAGCTAAGAATGTTGCAAAAGCTTTTGGTGATAAATTATTGTATGATAATTTGAATTTCACTTTGCCACAAGCTGGAATTGTTGGGATTATCGGGCCAAACGGTGCTGGTAAATCAACCATTTTCAAAATGATTATGGGTGAGCAAAAAACTGATAGTGGAGAATTTTCAGTAGGAGAAACTGTAAAAATTGCCTATGTAGATCAATCTCACTCTAATATTGATCCAAATAAATCGATCTGGGAAAACTTTGCAGATGGTCAGGAATTGATTATGATGGGCGGAAAGCAAGTAAATTCAAGAGCCTATTTATCACGTTTTAACTTTGGTGGAGGCGAGCAAAATAAGAAAGTTTCAATGCTTTCTGGTGGTGAGCGTAATCGTTTGCATTTAGCAATGACATTGAAAGAAGAAGGAAACGTGCTTTTACTGGATGAGCCTACGAATGATTTAGATGTAAATACACTTCGTGCACTTGAGGAAGGTCTAGAAAATTTTGCTGGTTGTGCCGTTATTATTTCGCACGACAGATGGTTCTTAGACAGAATTTGTACACACATTCTGGCTTTTGAAGGAGATTCTGAAGTTTACTATTTCGAAGGAGGTTTCTCTGAATATGAAGAAAACAAAAAGAAACGTTTAGGTGGTGATTTAACTCCAAAACGTTTGAAATACAGAAAGTTAATTAGATAA
- a CDS encoding DUF4258 domain-containing protein gives MKFVHRFAYYLIGLIMGCFFVALVFSGKDTRCNYFPNARVLNNLRTKPFQYSDKAIQTLNEKWVDTTDIKNTLTYGDVDFDQSNVPFKKGKLYIIEGKTVKNQEIILKVINFENKAILDEIIKK, from the coding sequence ATGAAGTTCGTACATCGTTTTGCTTATTATTTGATTGGTTTGATTATGGGATGCTTTTTTGTAGCCCTTGTTTTTAGTGGAAAAGATACACGTTGCAACTACTTCCCGAACGCCAGAGTTTTAAATAATTTACGCACAAAACCTTTTCAATATTCTGATAAAGCAATCCAGACTTTGAATGAAAAATGGGTTGATACTACAGATATAAAAAATACATTAACTTACGGAGATGTAGATTTTGACCAAAGTAATGTTCCGTTCAAAAAAGGAAAATTATATATCATTGAAGGAAAAACAGTTAAAAACCAAGAAATTATTTTAAAAGTAATCAACTTCGAAAATAAAGCGATTTTAGACGAGATTATTAAGAAATAA
- a CDS encoding GNAT family N-acetyltransferase, with product MNAQNTVEIIPFSPDLKEHIKILNIEWLQKYFRVEEKDELVLSNPQEEIIDKGGMIFYAKYNDEILGTVSLMKIDDDTFELSKMAVSDKAQGLGIGNKLLVHSISVAEEYNIKKLLLYSNRILLPALHLYEKFGFVEVPLGNVSYERADIKMEKTIS from the coding sequence ATGAATGCCCAAAATACAGTAGAAATAATCCCTTTTTCACCGGATTTAAAAGAACACATCAAAATCTTAAACATAGAATGGCTTCAAAAGTATTTTAGAGTTGAGGAAAAAGATGAATTGGTACTTTCAAATCCGCAGGAAGAAATTATCGATAAAGGCGGAATGATTTTTTACGCTAAATATAATGATGAAATCCTTGGAACAGTTTCTTTAATGAAAATTGATGATGATACTTTCGAACTAAGTAAAATGGCCGTTTCAGACAAAGCACAAGGTCTCGGAATTGGAAATAAACTACTGGTTCATAGCATATCTGTTGCCGAAGAATACAACATTAAAAAACTGCTTTTATATTCAAACAGAATCTTGCTTCCTGCTCTTCATTTATATGAAAAATTTGGTTTTGTTGAAGTTCCTTTAGGAAATGTCAGTTATGAAAGAGCCGATATAAAAATGGAAAAAACAATCTCTTAA
- a CDS encoding CAL67264 family membrane protein encodes MNKNTVLGWATFIMILMGLLLIGLGAFRYSEVSGWGFVAVGVGFFANAWVFNALKGRV; translated from the coding sequence ATGAATAAAAATACCGTTTTAGGATGGGCTACTTTTATAATGATACTTATGGGATTGTTGCTTATTGGTCTTGGCGCTTTTAGATACAGCGAAGTATCAGGGTGGGGATTTGTAGCCGTTGGTGTTGGATTTTTTGCTAATGCCTGGGTTTTTAATGCATTGAAAGGAAGAGTTTAG
- a CDS encoding alanine dehydrogenase: MSITLTPFTKQQLLPQEEKLEVGRFKRELFIGIPKETSYQERRICLTPDAVNSLTYEGHRVMIESGAGESSSYSDKEYSDAGAEVTKDTKKVFGCPMLLKVEPPTLTEIKMINPETIIISAIQLKTKKKEYFEALAQKKITALAFEYIKDEDGSYPAVKSLSEIAGTASILIAAELMITDEFGKGLLFGNITGVPPTEVVILGAGTVGEFAAKTAIGLGANVKVFDNSITKLRRLQNNLNQRIFTSTVQQKALLKALRRCDVAIGAMRGKERCPIVVTETMVEHMKKGAVIVDVSIDTGGCFETSEVTTHEKPTFIKSNVLHYCVPNIPSRYSKTASLSISNILTPYLLQIADDGGLENSIRCNKGLKNGIYLYHGILTNKAIGEWFDLPDNDINLLVF; the protein is encoded by the coding sequence ATGTCAATTACCTTAACTCCATTTACGAAACAACAATTGTTACCACAAGAAGAAAAACTTGAAGTGGGCCGATTTAAAAGAGAACTTTTCATAGGAATACCTAAAGAAACGAGTTATCAGGAACGTCGTATTTGCCTTACGCCAGACGCTGTTAATTCTCTTACTTATGAAGGTCATCGTGTAATGATTGAATCTGGTGCCGGAGAGAGTTCAAGTTATTCTGACAAGGAATATAGTGATGCAGGTGCAGAAGTGACAAAAGACACCAAAAAGGTTTTTGGCTGCCCGATGTTACTTAAAGTTGAACCGCCAACTTTGACTGAAATTAAAATGATTAATCCTGAAACGATTATCATTTCTGCTATTCAGTTAAAGACAAAAAAGAAAGAATATTTTGAAGCTTTGGCTCAAAAAAAAATAACTGCATTAGCGTTCGAATATATTAAAGATGAAGACGGGTCTTATCCTGCGGTAAAATCTTTAAGTGAAATTGCCGGAACCGCTTCCATCCTGATAGCTGCCGAATTAATGATTACAGATGAATTTGGAAAAGGATTATTATTCGGAAATATTACCGGTGTCCCTCCTACCGAAGTTGTGATTTTAGGCGCTGGAACTGTAGGCGAATTTGCCGCTAAAACTGCCATTGGACTTGGCGCAAATGTGAAAGTTTTTGATAATTCGATTACTAAATTACGTCGTTTGCAAAATAATTTAAACCAAAGAATTTTTACATCAACAGTACAGCAAAAAGCTTTATTAAAAGCGTTAAGACGTTGTGATGTTGCAATCGGTGCTATGCGAGGTAAAGAACGCTGCCCGATTGTCGTTACAGAAACTATGGTGGAACATATGAAAAAAGGTGCTGTAATTGTCGATGTTAGTATTGATACCGGAGGGTGTTTTGAAACTTCAGAAGTCACAACACACGAAAAACCGACTTTCATTAAAAGCAATGTTCTTCATTATTGCGTACCAAATATACCGTCAAGATATTCTAAAACTGCTTCATTATCAATAAGTAACATACTAACTCCATATTTACTTCAGATAGCAGATGATGGTGGTCTGGAAAACTCTATCAGATGCAATAAAGGCCTCAAAAACGGAATTTATTTATACCACGGAATCCTAACAAATAAAGCAATTGGCGAATGGTTTGATTTGCCTGATAACGATATTAATTTACTTGTATTTTAA